A genomic stretch from Rubripirellula reticaptiva includes:
- a CDS encoding vWA domain-containing protein, translated as MKSRVGGIIHAYQKYDPASFPPPTQEPPDLVSPAFEQAMMYGNYRELSAEELARAVKLDPSQIAGLGPSLDMLRAMLEERKRRILETYEAKTVQKKARKAYFNSSKNVRVPKNQEKAFRQAITYEQPYIIEQIWYHADSDNSELARSLMNISARMSDKHNLEELESKYDFTGNESMSIPKALQIKEELEKIDELLSQLEQASKDAQIGIIDMEMLSEFADKGDMQKLEEMQQQLENMMREQAERQGLEKDPDGKGGFRLTPQAYKIFQGRLLQRIFSELAPSRTGRHQGDVVGEGAVELQQTKPYEFGDSVANIDVPQTVINALLRQGDERPIRLRSDDIEVHKTRNHPKCATAVIMDMSGSMRYDGQYVNVKRMALALQGLITTEYPGDFLKFIEMYTFAKMRTPGEIIELMPKPVTIHDPWVQLRADMSQPDISEAMVHPHFTNIQHALQLARRNLATCDTPNRQVVLITDGLPTAHFEEEQLYMLYPPHPRTEEATMREAAMCSKEGITINIFLIPSWSQSQEDVQFAQRLAQTTQGRVFFTSGKDLDRFVLWDYVQNRREIIS; from the coding sequence ATGAAGTCTCGCGTCGGCGGCATCATTCACGCCTACCAGAAGTACGATCCCGCTTCGTTCCCGCCTCCCACCCAGGAACCGCCGGACTTGGTATCGCCCGCTTTCGAGCAGGCGATGATGTACGGCAACTATCGAGAACTGTCTGCCGAAGAACTCGCCCGCGCGGTCAAGCTAGATCCCAGCCAAATCGCGGGACTCGGGCCCAGCCTGGACATGCTGCGCGCAATGCTGGAAGAACGCAAACGAAGGATTCTTGAAACGTACGAAGCGAAAACGGTCCAGAAGAAGGCACGGAAAGCCTATTTCAATTCGTCAAAGAACGTACGGGTTCCCAAGAACCAAGAGAAAGCTTTTCGCCAAGCGATCACTTACGAACAGCCCTACATCATCGAACAAATTTGGTATCACGCCGACAGCGACAACAGCGAACTGGCGCGCAGCCTGATGAACATCAGCGCTCGCATGAGCGACAAGCACAACCTCGAAGAACTAGAATCGAAATATGATTTCACTGGCAACGAATCGATGTCGATTCCGAAAGCACTTCAGATCAAAGAAGAGCTCGAAAAGATTGACGAACTGTTAAGCCAGTTGGAACAGGCGTCCAAAGACGCGCAGATCGGCATCATCGATATGGAGATGTTGTCCGAGTTCGCCGACAAAGGCGATATGCAAAAGTTAGAAGAGATGCAGCAGCAGCTCGAAAACATGATGCGTGAACAAGCCGAGCGTCAAGGATTAGAAAAGGATCCTGATGGGAAGGGTGGATTTCGACTAACACCGCAGGCCTACAAAATCTTTCAAGGACGACTGCTTCAGCGGATCTTCAGCGAACTGGCACCATCGCGAACCGGCCGTCACCAGGGTGATGTCGTGGGCGAGGGTGCGGTTGAACTTCAACAAACCAAACCCTACGAGTTTGGTGATAGTGTTGCGAACATTGACGTGCCGCAAACCGTCATCAATGCGTTGCTTCGCCAAGGCGACGAGCGGCCGATTCGGTTGCGCAGCGACGACATCGAAGTCCATAAAACCCGCAACCACCCTAAGTGCGCGACCGCTGTGATCATGGACATGAGCGGTTCGATGCGATACGACGGCCAGTACGTCAATGTCAAGCGAATGGCACTCGCACTGCAGGGACTGATCACGACGGAGTACCCCGGCGACTTCTTGAAATTCATCGAGATGTACACTTTCGCGAAAATGCGAACACCCGGTGAGATCATCGAACTGATGCCCAAGCCAGTGACCATCCATGATCCATGGGTCCAGCTGCGGGCCGACATGAGTCAGCCCGATATCAGCGAAGCGATGGTGCATCCGCACTTCACCAACATCCAACACGCCTTGCAATTGGCTCGCCGCAATCTGGCAACCTGCGACACACCGAACCGACAAGTCGTATTGATTACCGATGGATTGCCTACCGCTCATTTCGAAGAAGAACAGCTCTACATGCTGTATCCGCCTCATCCGCGAACCGAAGAAGCAACGATGCGAGAGGCTGCGATGTGCAGCAAAGAAGGCATCACGATCAACATCTTCTTGATTCCCAGTTGGTCTCAAAGCCAAGAAGACGTTCAGTTTGCTCAGCGGCTTGCGCAAACGACGCAGGGCCGCGTTTTCTTCACCAGCGGAAAAGACTTGGATCGTTTCGTGCTCTGGGACTACGTCCAGAACCGCCGAGAAATCATTTCATAG
- a CDS encoding magnesium chelatase, whose amino-acid sequence MNAIVAPPQPRTLAELTQSGWESKTVKQEIRDNFTRMLAAREELFPGMIGYEDTVIPEINLALLAGHDMLFLGEKGQGKSRMMRMLTRFLDEWIPYIDHPDLPIHEDPAKPISSLGKRLVAEHDPADIKIGWWHRKQRYAERLSPGTKFADIIGEIDPAKLTGGVSMSAEEALSFGLIPRMHRGIFAMNELPELDELVQVGLFNILEERDVQIRGYPIQFDIDVMILFSANPSTYNRSGKVIPQLKDRIGTIVQTHYPAERDQGIAILQQEVGEQLDGEYPVSVPYFMYQIVEEITNQARRSKYIDQASGVSARFSLANFRTIVASARQRGIVNDEKPAVPRISDLGHLYASSLGKLELDLMGTHQMSERQVLDAVVAEAIRIVFGEYVEEHGLAEIAEIFRGGVRIEVGDMLPSSDYAERLKSVPPAWDKAFEVNASENEAVRASCVEFVLAGLYSMDKISRSQRHGKIQYEV is encoded by the coding sequence ATGAACGCCATCGTGGCCCCACCCCAACCCCGCACTCTTGCCGAACTGACCCAAAGTGGATGGGAATCGAAGACTGTCAAACAAGAGATTCGCGATAACTTCACGCGAATGTTGGCCGCTCGCGAAGAACTTTTTCCGGGCATGATCGGTTACGAAGACACCGTGATCCCAGAAATCAACCTAGCATTGTTAGCCGGGCACGACATGCTGTTCTTGGGTGAAAAGGGACAAGGCAAGAGCCGCATGATGCGGATGTTGACGCGATTTCTAGACGAGTGGATTCCGTACATTGACCATCCCGATCTGCCCATTCACGAAGACCCCGCAAAGCCGATCTCGTCACTGGGCAAGCGATTAGTCGCAGAACATGATCCTGCCGATATAAAAATTGGCTGGTGGCATCGCAAGCAGCGGTACGCCGAACGATTGAGCCCCGGTACAAAGTTCGCCGACATCATCGGCGAGATTGATCCCGCGAAACTGACTGGTGGCGTCAGCATGAGCGCCGAGGAAGCCCTCTCCTTTGGGCTGATCCCGCGAATGCACCGCGGCATCTTTGCGATGAACGAGTTGCCGGAACTAGACGAATTGGTCCAGGTCGGCTTGTTCAACATTCTGGAAGAACGTGACGTTCAAATTCGTGGCTATCCCATTCAGTTTGACATCGACGTGATGATCCTGTTCTCGGCTAACCCGTCGACATACAACCGCAGCGGAAAGGTGATCCCGCAGTTGAAGGACCGAATCGGAACGATTGTGCAAACTCACTATCCGGCCGAGCGTGATCAAGGAATTGCAATCCTGCAGCAGGAAGTTGGCGAACAGCTCGACGGTGAATATCCGGTATCGGTACCCTACTTCATGTACCAGATCGTCGAAGAGATCACCAATCAAGCCCGGCGCAGCAAGTACATCGACCAAGCTTCCGGTGTGTCAGCGAGGTTCTCACTGGCGAACTTCCGAACGATCGTCGCCTCCGCTCGCCAACGAGGCATCGTCAACGACGAGAAACCGGCCGTGCCGCGGATTAGCGATCTTGGCCACTTATATGCCAGCTCGCTTGGCAAGCTAGAACTCGACCTGATGGGAACTCACCAGATGAGCGAACGCCAAGTCTTGGATGCCGTCGTGGCCGAAGCCATCCGGATCGTGTTTGGCGAGTACGTCGAGGAACACGGGCTTGCTGAGATCGCCGAGATTTTTCGTGGCGGCGTTCGAATTGAAGTCGGCGACATGCTGCCCAGCAGCGACTATGCCGAACGACTGAAGAGCGTTCCACCGGCGTGGGACAAAGCCTTCGAAGTCAACGCGAGTGAGAATGAAGCCGTGCGTGCTTCGTGCGTCGAGTTTGTCTTGGCGGGCTTGTACAGCATGGACAAAATCAGCCGCAGCCAACGCCACGGCAAAATCCAGTACGAAGTCTGA